A single genomic interval of Asinibacterium sp. OR53 harbors:
- a CDS encoding LacI family DNA-binding transcriptional regulator produces MKKNTSLKDIARHLGVSVALVSYVLNGKAEENRIGEEIAQKVRKAAEELNYQPNYLAKSLRASKTHTIGLVVADIKYHFTAGITRSIEAAAKKEGYTVILGNSHEDHREFEELITVFMNRKVDGLILIAVERSEPQIKRLLKDKIPFVLIDRVFPGIPTTNILLDNYLVAYQCVEYAIKRGYKRIGFVNFKTTLFHRLERNRGYAAALQAYRLPMNTKWEKAIREERLAQDTANAVKELITQTPACDAIVFASDILAVTGLKVMNQLKIAVPRDVAVVSFDEAEAFDLFSCSITHAKQPVEEIGKIAVTTLIEKMAGKKVPSEIKLKSSFIVGGSCGE; encoded by the coding sequence GTGAAAAAAAACACTTCTTTAAAAGATATAGCCCGGCACCTTGGTGTATCAGTCGCCCTGGTGTCCTATGTATTGAATGGCAAGGCCGAAGAAAACCGTATAGGGGAAGAGATTGCCCAAAAGGTGCGAAAAGCGGCCGAAGAACTGAATTATCAACCCAATTATCTCGCAAAGAGTTTACGGGCCAGTAAAACCCACACCATTGGCCTTGTTGTAGCTGATATCAAATATCACTTTACTGCAGGAATCACCCGTTCTATTGAGGCGGCAGCAAAAAAAGAGGGCTATACAGTTATCCTGGGTAATTCACACGAAGACCACCGTGAATTTGAAGAATTGATCACGGTTTTCATGAATCGAAAAGTAGATGGATTAATATTGATTGCGGTAGAACGATCGGAACCGCAGATCAAACGTTTGCTGAAGGATAAGATCCCTTTTGTGCTGATAGACCGGGTATTTCCGGGAATCCCTACTACCAATATCCTCCTGGATAACTATTTAGTAGCTTATCAATGCGTTGAATATGCCATTAAACGTGGGTACAAAAGAATCGGTTTTGTCAATTTCAAGACCACTTTATTTCATCGCCTGGAGCGCAACCGCGGGTATGCGGCAGCATTACAAGCTTATCGCTTGCCCATGAACACAAAATGGGAGAAAGCCATCCGCGAAGAACGGTTAGCCCAGGATACTGCCAATGCCGTCAAGGAGTTGATCACGCAGACACCTGCTTGTGATGCCATTGTATTTGCTTCTGATATTCTGGCGGTGACCGGTTTGAAAGTGATGAATCAATTGAAAATCGCAGTTCCCCGGGATGTGGCTGTAGTGAGTTTTGATGAAGCAGAAGCATTCGATCTCTTTTCCTGCTCTATTACACACGCCAAACAACCAGTAGAAGAGATCGGAAAAATAGCAGTGACAACCCTCATCGAAAAAATGGCGGGAAAAAAAGTGCCGAGTGAGATTAAGTTGAAGTCAAGTTTCATTGTGGGAGGCTCATGCGGAGAGTAG
- a CDS encoding TonB-dependent receptor, with amino-acid sequence MKQLAIFIAFFLLSLSSFAQEKTVNGIVVNSNTKEPLSGVIVQGKNTTTTTDSKGSFVIKAMPGETLRFSHVGMTTVSYTVNGTARTISISMEEAVNQLNTVVITGYQAQRKADLTGAIIVVNMADVKTIPAGNPLQALQGRVAGMYITRDGTPGGGKRSILIRGINTLGNNDPLFIVDELPVDGRTMEMLDPNDIESLQVLKDASSASIYGSRASNGVIIITTKKASSAKLKVDVNSSTSFQGYYSHLQMLNTEQRGRVLWQAAINDGTDPNLNTQYKYQWHRDAQGNAVLDKMDITDWLDKSIQGGIRAGNTDWFKEISRPGMLTRNNIALSSKSATHSLLLSVGNLYNKGVIKYTDDNQFTIRLNSSFNNAKGTIRVGENLQLVTNTQTPIGSGQGGTPLDLGVLDLPILPVYAADGSFAGPVGSGFSNRMNALQVAELSKDWKNRSKSLFGNLYAEFKLLNNLTYRSSLGIDYSLNQEIRINPRFKSGFLSLSINNYSNYLGENINWTWFNTLNYTLEKGSHRMNVLLGTEANSSNSSYLSAYKENFLVETPGYFQINSGTGLTSVTGNETGYKLLSYFSKLNYAYASKYLASVTLRADGSSRFGANNRFGFFPAFSLGWRISEESFIKNKIPAISQLLLRYGMGETGNQKIANDASFGLFVPGYGLTAGRRNYGSAYDLNGANSGTLPSGVVATQTANPNLKWESTGETNIGVDYGLFDQKLTGSFDYFFRKTKDILIKPPYLAVLGEGGSTWQNGATMENKGWEFTVGYNNHTGDLTYRVNVNVGSFHDKVTYLPANVVRAYPGNVEKTIIGHSLSAQFGYVTDGIFQNQQEVDKAAAQPGKGVGRIRYKDLNNDGVINVLDQDWLGNALPDFEYGFSSYLSYKQVKFSFFLQGVQGSKVYNAFKNQAAFVGAFAGQNNTTMVLQAWTAQNPSATIPAVSNFDANNEVRTSSYQIENASYLKLRNIQLSYSFKEQWLRKLKLSRLEMYISGSDLFTIKSKQFTSPDPENPGSFYPIAKSFTIGLNASF; translated from the coding sequence ATGAAACAGCTTGCTATTTTTATCGCTTTTTTCCTGTTATCCCTGAGTTCGTTTGCACAGGAGAAAACAGTCAACGGTATTGTTGTAAACAGTAATACCAAAGAGCCGCTATCAGGTGTCATCGTACAGGGAAAAAACACCACCACTACTACGGATTCAAAAGGGTCCTTTGTTATTAAAGCAATGCCTGGTGAAACGCTGCGGTTTTCACATGTAGGTATGACCACCGTTAGTTATACGGTAAACGGCACAGCGAGAACAATATCTATTAGTATGGAGGAAGCGGTCAACCAGCTGAATACGGTTGTTATTACCGGCTACCAGGCCCAGCGAAAGGCAGACCTCACAGGTGCTATTATCGTAGTTAATATGGCGGATGTAAAAACGATTCCCGCCGGCAATCCGTTGCAAGCCTTGCAGGGCCGTGTGGCAGGCATGTACATTACCAGGGATGGTACGCCCGGCGGCGGTAAACGTTCTATACTGATCCGGGGAATCAATACACTGGGTAACAACGATCCGCTATTTATCGTGGATGAACTGCCGGTTGACGGTAGAACAATGGAAATGCTCGACCCCAATGACATTGAGTCGCTGCAGGTATTAAAAGATGCATCCTCAGCTTCTATTTATGGTTCGAGGGCATCCAATGGTGTCATTATCATTACAACTAAAAAAGCCAGTAGTGCTAAGTTGAAGGTAGACGTAAATTCAAGTACATCCTTTCAGGGATATTATTCGCATTTACAAATGCTCAATACCGAACAGCGTGGCAGGGTACTCTGGCAGGCTGCCATCAATGACGGTACAGATCCTAATTTGAATACGCAGTATAAGTACCAATGGCACCGCGATGCACAAGGAAATGCAGTGCTCGATAAAATGGATATTACCGATTGGCTGGATAAAAGTATACAAGGGGGAATCAGGGCAGGAAATACAGACTGGTTCAAAGAGATCTCCAGGCCGGGTATGCTTACCAGAAACAATATCGCCCTCAGTTCTAAAAGTGCTACCCATAGCCTGTTGCTATCAGTAGGGAATCTGTATAATAAAGGTGTCATCAAATACACGGATGACAACCAGTTCACCATCCGCCTCAATTCCAGTTTCAACAATGCAAAAGGAACGATCCGGGTAGGTGAAAACCTGCAGTTGGTTACCAATACACAAACACCCATTGGTTCCGGGCAGGGTGGCACTCCTCTTGATCTTGGCGTACTGGACCTTCCTATATTACCTGTTTATGCAGCGGATGGCAGTTTTGCTGGTCCGGTAGGTTCGGGCTTTTCCAATCGAATGAATGCATTACAGGTTGCCGAACTTTCAAAAGACTGGAAAAACAGGAGCAAGTCGCTGTTTGGAAACCTCTATGCAGAATTTAAGCTGCTCAATAATCTGACTTACCGATCTTCTCTCGGCATCGACTATAGTTTAAACCAGGAGATCAGGATCAACCCCCGATTTAAATCGGGCTTCCTTAGTCTGAGTATCAACAACTATTCAAATTACCTGGGAGAAAATATCAACTGGACCTGGTTCAATACCCTCAACTATACCCTTGAAAAAGGGTCTCACCGCATGAATGTACTGTTGGGTACGGAGGCCAATAGCAGCAATTCCAGTTACCTGAGTGCATATAAGGAAAATTTTCTGGTTGAAACGCCAGGCTATTTTCAAATCAATTCCGGTACTGGTCTCACATCGGTTACAGGTAATGAAACCGGTTATAAGTTATTATCTTATTTCTCCAAACTGAACTATGCTTATGCATCGAAATACCTGGCATCAGTAACCTTGCGGGCCGATGGTTCTTCCAGGTTCGGCGCAAATAACCGGTTCGGATTTTTTCCGGCATTTTCTTTGGGATGGCGGATCAGCGAAGAATCTTTTATTAAAAACAAAATTCCTGCCATATCGCAATTGCTGTTACGTTATGGAATGGGTGAAACCGGCAACCAAAAAATTGCCAACGATGCAAGCTTTGGCCTCTTTGTGCCGGGCTATGGGCTAACGGCAGGCCGAAGAAACTACGGCTCTGCGTATGATCTTAACGGAGCCAATTCCGGTACCTTGCCTTCCGGTGTGGTAGCTACCCAAACCGCTAACCCCAATCTGAAATGGGAATCTACCGGTGAAACCAATATAGGCGTAGACTATGGATTGTTTGATCAAAAGCTGACAGGATCTTTTGATTATTTTTTCCGCAAAACAAAAGATATCCTCATCAAACCTCCTTACCTGGCGGTATTGGGTGAAGGCGGTTCTACCTGGCAAAATGGTGCCACAATGGAAAACAAAGGTTGGGAATTCACAGTTGGTTATAATAACCATACCGGGGATTTAACTTACCGGGTAAATGTGAATGTGGGCTCTTTTCATGATAAAGTAACTTATTTGCCTGCCAACGTTGTAAGGGCTTATCCGGGTAATGTTGAAAAAACAATCATCGGACATTCTTTATCTGCCCAATTCGGATATGTTACCGACGGTATTTTTCAAAACCAGCAGGAAGTAGACAAGGCAGCGGCACAACCGGGTAAAGGAGTGGGCAGGATCCGTTACAAAGACCTGAACAACGATGGTGTGATCAATGTGCTGGACCAGGATTGGCTTGGGAATGCCTTGCCTGACTTTGAATATGGCTTCAGTTCCTATTTGTCTTACAAACAGGTTAAGTTTTCTTTTTTCCTGCAAGGGGTACAAGGTTCTAAAGTGTACAATGCATTTAAAAACCAGGCAGCTTTCGTAGGAGCATTTGCAGGACAAAACAATACCACCATGGTATTACAGGCATGGACGGCCCAAAACCCGTCTGCCACAATACCTGCTGTGTCTAATTTTGATGCCAATAATGAAGTCAGAACATCTTCTTATCAGATCGAAAATGCCTCTTATCTGAAACTAAGAAATATCCAGCTCAGTTATTCTTTTAAAGAGCAATGGTTGCGAAAGTTGAAGTTAAGCAGGTTGGAAATGTATATCTCGGGATCTGACCTGTTCACCATCAAATCCAAACAGTTCACTTCCCCCGATCCTGAAAACCCCGGATCATTTTACCCTATCGCCAAATCATTTACCATCGGCCTGAATGCATCATTCTAA
- a CDS encoding vanadium-dependent haloperoxidase, producing the protein MRKLTGFIILMVLIAGCRQQRTDAPVFANKDINAVITGMTDIMIHDVTNPPLAARFYAYACLAGYEVVAQHNTQFKSMHGVLNDYPDLHRQDSISGYSYQLSSVLAMLETASQMQPSGSRLRAYEQRLLDSCKELGYPEKMINNSKRYAVAISKRILAYAKADGYNKISNLPRYTPLKGDEYWYPTPPAFIAAVEPYFKTVRPFTLDSSAQFKPVPPVSFSADKQSAFFKLMEKNYKEALPPEHKAIAAFWDCNPFAVQDNGHLLVALKKISPGAHWLGIAAIAAEKAKKSFDESMQVYTLVSVGLMDAFICCWDEKYRSNRVRPETAIRKFIDPAWVPLLQTPPFPEYLSGHSVISATSAAILTRLFGDGFHYTDSVEIDYGLPPRSYQSFQQAAVEAGVSRFFGGIHFMDAIDNGREQGLKVGEWVLKKIGK; encoded by the coding sequence ATGAGAAAGCTGACAGGTTTTATAATATTGATGGTATTGATAGCTGGTTGCAGGCAGCAGCGTACAGATGCACCGGTGTTTGCGAACAAAGACATCAACGCGGTGATCACAGGGATGACAGATATCATGATACACGATGTTACCAACCCACCGCTGGCTGCGCGTTTCTACGCGTATGCTTGTCTGGCGGGATATGAAGTAGTTGCCCAACACAATACACAGTTCAAAAGTATGCACGGGGTATTGAATGATTACCCCGATCTGCACAGGCAGGACAGCATCAGCGGCTATAGTTATCAGCTCAGTTCGGTGCTGGCTATGCTGGAAACAGCATCACAAATGCAACCTTCGGGCAGTCGTCTGCGCGCGTATGAGCAACGCTTGCTCGATTCCTGTAAAGAGCTGGGTTACCCGGAAAAGATGATTAATAACTCAAAACGTTATGCAGTAGCCATCAGCAAGCGCATATTGGCTTATGCAAAGGCCGATGGATACAATAAGATCAGTAACCTGCCACGCTATACGCCATTGAAAGGTGATGAATATTGGTACCCCACACCGCCGGCATTCATAGCTGCGGTAGAGCCTTATTTCAAAACAGTGCGGCCTTTTACACTCGATTCCAGCGCGCAGTTCAAACCCGTGCCGCCTGTTTCTTTCTCGGCAGATAAGCAGTCGGCATTTTTTAAGCTGATGGAAAAAAATTACAAAGAAGCACTGCCTCCCGAACACAAAGCCATCGCCGCTTTCTGGGATTGTAATCCGTTTGCCGTGCAGGATAATGGGCACTTGTTGGTAGCGTTGAAAAAAATATCGCCCGGTGCACACTGGCTGGGTATTGCAGCTATTGCTGCAGAGAAAGCAAAGAAAAGTTTTGATGAAAGCATGCAGGTCTATACGCTTGTGTCTGTTGGCTTGATGGATGCTTTTATCTGTTGCTGGGATGAAAAATACCGAAGCAACCGGGTGCGTCCTGAAACCGCTATCCGTAAATTCATTGATCCTGCCTGGGTGCCTTTGTTACAAACGCCGCCTTTTCCTGAATACCTGAGCGGACATTCTGTGATCTCCGCTACTTCTGCTGCCATATTAACACGTTTGTTCGGCGATGGATTTCATTATACCGACAGCGTGGAAATAGATTATGGATTGCCCCCCAGGAGTTACCAGTCATTTCAGCAAGCCGCTGTTGAAGCCGGAGTGTCGAGGTTTTTCGGCGGCATTCATTTCATGGATGCCATCGATAACGGAAGGGAGCAGGGGCTGAAAGTGGGCGAATGGGTGTTAAAGAAAATTGGGAAATGA
- a CDS encoding RagB/SusD family nutrient uptake outer membrane protein — MKKHNQLYILILLMVLAGIGLSSCKKHLDYQPKGALSSDLLNNANGAELLATAAYASLGNGNEYSSVTDWIWGSVRSDDAYKGGASTGDQPELDKLEQFSYITVDQSYIQNVWIWNYEGIARANLALSVINKLNTTDYPMKVQRQAEMRFLRAHFYFWLAEAFKNVPWIDENMTQEDRKKVSNRQYTRDQLYEKIATDFQFGIDNLPERQSQIGRASKVAAAAYLARTRLFQAYQQDENHNVTGINPDLLNKVIDLTGYIMGTGKHRLSNDFAENFLYEFENGPESVFAIQFSKDDGTPLGREDWSHNLNYNMAPQYGCCSFHRPSDNLVNAFKTDTSGLPRFATFNDVQVTQSQDFFTNSFDPRLDHTVGIPTHSFKYDPNFVYQASFARAAEVYGVYSTMKEIMPAGSPALKRDGSRLGSAKNADVLRYDDVLLWRAEALIELNRQAEALPLINQIRTRAANSTGRLKTSNGSFNSRYNIQPYVDGVNCQWTKDFARMALRWERRLEFAAEGARFFDLVRWGIAAETLNGYFKVESGRHPFLKNAVFQKNRNEYLPIPQQEITLSEGLYKQNPGY, encoded by the coding sequence ATGAAAAAGCATAACCAACTGTATATCCTGATCCTGCTGATGGTATTGGCGGGCATCGGTCTTTCTTCCTGTAAAAAACACCTCGATTACCAACCTAAAGGAGCACTGAGTTCTGACTTGCTGAACAACGCCAATGGTGCAGAATTGCTGGCCACTGCGGCTTATGCTTCACTGGGAAACGGCAATGAATATTCTTCTGTTACCGACTGGATATGGGGCAGTGTGCGGTCTGATGATGCTTACAAAGGCGGAGCAAGCACGGGCGATCAGCCCGAACTGGATAAGCTGGAACAGTTTTCCTATATCACCGTAGATCAATCTTACATACAGAATGTATGGATATGGAATTATGAAGGAATTGCCAGGGCAAACCTTGCTTTATCCGTTATCAACAAACTGAATACTACAGATTATCCGATGAAAGTTCAACGCCAGGCGGAAATGCGTTTTTTACGGGCTCATTTTTATTTCTGGTTGGCAGAGGCATTTAAGAACGTGCCCTGGATAGATGAAAACATGACGCAGGAAGACAGGAAAAAAGTTTCCAACCGGCAATACACGCGCGACCAGCTATATGAAAAGATCGCAACAGATTTCCAGTTTGGTATAGACAATTTACCGGAACGTCAAAGCCAGATCGGAAGAGCGAGTAAAGTGGCTGCCGCAGCTTATTTGGCGAGAACCCGCCTGTTTCAGGCATACCAGCAGGATGAAAACCATAACGTAACAGGCATCAATCCCGATTTACTGAACAAAGTAATAGACCTCACCGGATATATCATGGGCACCGGGAAACACAGGCTGAGCAATGATTTTGCTGAGAACTTCCTGTATGAATTTGAAAACGGACCTGAATCTGTTTTCGCTATTCAATTTTCTAAAGACGATGGTACACCCCTTGGCCGTGAAGACTGGTCGCATAACCTGAATTATAATATGGCTCCGCAATACGGATGCTGTTCCTTTCACCGGCCCAGCGATAACCTGGTCAATGCATTTAAAACAGATACCAGTGGTTTGCCAAGATTTGCTACATTCAATGATGTTCAGGTAACACAATCACAGGATTTTTTTACCAACTCTTTTGATCCCCGTTTGGATCATACGGTGGGTATACCTACGCATTCTTTCAAATATGATCCCAACTTTGTTTATCAGGCAAGTTTTGCAAGGGCTGCGGAAGTATACGGTGTATATTCTACCATGAAAGAGATCATGCCGGCTGGAAGCCCCGCACTGAAAAGAGATGGATCGCGCCTTGGAAGCGCTAAGAATGCAGACGTATTGCGCTACGACGATGTGTTGCTCTGGCGTGCCGAAGCGCTGATAGAATTGAACCGACAGGCAGAGGCGTTACCGCTGATCAACCAGATCAGGACAAGGGCCGCAAACAGTACCGGAAGACTTAAAACAAGCAATGGATCTTTCAATAGCCGGTACAACATACAGCCTTATGTGGATGGTGTCAATTGTCAATGGACAAAAGATTTTGCCCGCATGGCATTGCGCTGGGAAAGAAGGCTGGAGTTTGCTGCGGAAGGCGCACGTTTTTTTGACCTGGTCAGATGGGGTATTGCTGCAGAAACCCTGAACGGTTATTTTAAAGTTGAAAGTGGTCGACATCCGTTCCTAAAAAATGCAGTGTTCCAGAAGAACAGGAACGAATACCTGCCCATACCACAACAGGAAATAACTTTGAGTGAAGGATTGTACAAACAGAATCCGGGTTATTAG